A genomic window from Engraulis encrasicolus isolate BLACKSEA-1 chromosome 14, IST_EnEncr_1.0, whole genome shotgun sequence includes:
- the sdc4 gene encoding syndecan-4 isoform X2, translated as MQNLFLVLFLVASVYSESVRETETWMPMKAKQSLPAPAEEDLVSSGDSATSDFELTSDDEDSEDDDDDFEDGMSGSGDGESFNEIVPTAKPELIDNRIPEQGGPAKPVRPTVNENEIVQKNEVGVGSSANDDYPPNVLMSQADTDEGFFQKTEVVAALIAGAAVGLLFSVLLILLLIYRMKKKDEGSYDLGKKPIYKKAATAEIYA; from the exons GTAAGAGAGACGGAGACATGGATGCCCATGAAGGCCAAGCAGTCGCTGCCGGCGCCCGCAGAGGAGGACCTGGTGTCCTCGGGCGACTCGGCCACCTCCGACTTCGAGCTCACAAGTGACGACGAAGACAGcgaggatgacgatgatgacttTGAGGACGGCATGTCAGGCTCTGGAGACGGAG AGTCCTTCAATGAGATTGTGCCCACAGCCAAG CCGGAGCTGATTGACAACAGGATCCCGGAGCAGGGCGGCCCAGCGAAGCCCGTGAGGCCCACGGTCAACGAGAACGAGATCGTCCAGAAGAACGAGGTGGGCGTGGGCTCGTCGGCCAACGACGACTACCCTCCCAACGTGCTCAtgtcacaggcagacacagacgaGGGCTTCTTCCAGAAGACGGAAGTTGTTGCAG ctcTGATCGCGGGCGCTGCAGTGGGCCTGCTGTTCTCCGTGCTGCTCATCCTGCTCCTCATCTACCGCATGAAGAAGAAGGACGAGGGCAGCTACGACCTGGGCAAGAAGCCCATCTACAAGAAGGCGGCCACCGCAGAGATCTACgcctaa
- the sdc4 gene encoding syndecan-4 isoform X1 — protein MQNLFLVLFLVASVYSESQVRETETWMPMKAKQSLPAPAEEDLVSSGDSATSDFELTSDDEDSEDDDDDFEDGMSGSGDGESFNEIVPTAKPELIDNRIPEQGGPAKPVRPTVNENEIVQKNEVGVGSSANDDYPPNVLMSQADTDEGFFQKTEVVAALIAGAAVGLLFSVLLILLLIYRMKKKDEGSYDLGKKPIYKKAATAEIYA, from the exons CAGGTAAGAGAGACGGAGACATGGATGCCCATGAAGGCCAAGCAGTCGCTGCCGGCGCCCGCAGAGGAGGACCTGGTGTCCTCGGGCGACTCGGCCACCTCCGACTTCGAGCTCACAAGTGACGACGAAGACAGcgaggatgacgatgatgacttTGAGGACGGCATGTCAGGCTCTGGAGACGGAG AGTCCTTCAATGAGATTGTGCCCACAGCCAAG CCGGAGCTGATTGACAACAGGATCCCGGAGCAGGGCGGCCCAGCGAAGCCCGTGAGGCCCACGGTCAACGAGAACGAGATCGTCCAGAAGAACGAGGTGGGCGTGGGCTCGTCGGCCAACGACGACTACCCTCCCAACGTGCTCAtgtcacaggcagacacagacgaGGGCTTCTTCCAGAAGACGGAAGTTGTTGCAG ctcTGATCGCGGGCGCTGCAGTGGGCCTGCTGTTCTCCGTGCTGCTCATCCTGCTCCTCATCTACCGCATGAAGAAGAAGGACGAGGGCAGCTACGACCTGGGCAAGAAGCCCATCTACAAGAAGGCGGCCACCGCAGAGATCTACgcctaa